The Pseudomonas sp. FP198 genomic interval AACTGCGGGAATTCACGAATCACGTTTTCCGGCGCATGGAACAGAATCCCGGCATCGGCTTCGCCCAGCATCGTCGTGTCGTTGTACGAATCCCCGGCGGCAATTACCCGGTAGTACAAACTCTTGAAGGCCAGGACCGACTGGCGCTTCGGATCTTTCTGACGCAATTGATAGCCGGTCACCCGTCCGCTGCCGTCGGTAACCAGACGATGGCAGAGCAGCGTCGGGAAGCCCAACTGACGCATCAGCGGCTGGGAAAATTCGTAGAACGTGTCGGAAAGAATCACCACCTGGAAGCGCTCGCGCAGCCAGTCGACGAATTCGATGGCGCCGTCCAGCGGCTTGAGCGTCGCGATGACTTCCTCGATGTCGGAGAGCTTGAGGCCATGCTCATCAAGGATGCGCAACCGTTGCTTCATCAGCACGTCGTAGTCGGGAATGTCCCGAGTGGTTGCCCTGAGGGAGTCAATCCCGGTTTTTTCAGCGAAGGCGATCCAGATCTCCGGGACCAGCACACCTTCCAGGTCGAGACAGGCAATTTCCACAAGACACTCCCATTTTTTGATGTTTATCGGTTGAGCGAACAAAAGGACTGCCGACTCTAGCCATTCGCCGAAGCCCGCGCAACGCACAGGAGCGCGCCAGCCCCGGCAGCTTTTGTTACCATCAGCCCCATATAGAGCGCCCAGCGCCACCGACCTGTAGGAAACCGCCCTGATGAGCCCATCGTTTGATGTCGTGGAACTCGCCACGACCTATGCCAACAAGTCCCCGCAGGACATCCTCAAGCTGGCCTTCGCCGAATTCGGCGACGAGCTGTGGATATCCTTCAGTGGCGCTGAAGACGTCGTGCTGGTGGACATGGCTTGGAAACTGAACAAGAACGTCAAGGTGTTCAGCCTCGACACCGGACGCCTGCACCCGGAAACCTATCGTTTCATTGAACAAGTGCGCGAGCATTACAA includes:
- the thrH gene encoding bifunctional phosphoserine phosphatase/homoserine phosphotransferase ThrH, whose amino-acid sequence is MEIACLDLEGVLVPEIWIAFAEKTGIDSLRATTRDIPDYDVLMKQRLRILDEHGLKLSDIEEVIATLKPLDGAIEFVDWLRERFQVVILSDTFYEFSQPLMRQLGFPTLLCHRLVTDGSGRVTGYQLRQKDPKRQSVLAFKSLYYRVIAAGDSYNDTTMLGEADAGILFHAPENVIREFPQFPAVHTFAELKQEFIKASNRPLSL